Proteins encoded in a region of the Rutidosis leptorrhynchoides isolate AG116_Rl617_1_P2 chromosome 9, CSIRO_AGI_Rlap_v1, whole genome shotgun sequence genome:
- the LOC139868992 gene encoding uncharacterized protein has protein sequence MANDISGQIGQALVRYTPTLLEKIKKLINDQLDEKLKTLMTNNPMLRGEGGSGVREEEVEAPKKKDERFEFKNFANCHPPEFHGRVDPIISQRWIDEIEKTFMLCEYLEHLKFREMFMDQFAPPAEVSRLKSEFMNIEHGSKSVTEFNAEFNDKSRFCPDFVSSPKLMMDHYHEKLNPKISEFIDKGTYKTLAEMMSRALVREHELKKKVVFKRKLDQDSKSMQSMSPKKGKFNSESPHKLKGGFMPGKSGGKEPGHRAAECPKKGKQCYYCFEKGHFQAECPEYKKDLVSGGVNKEVKIEPKTSDSRPRARAHQITVLEAKESQNVVSGMDWLDDNEGIILCRKKIVLVQAPSGKVIWIYGERARRVIPIYTYARAKRFLSHGCCAFLAHVIDDSKKVIGIDDVPIVNEFPDVFSDELLGVPPEREVEFRIELIPGATKIAKAPYRLAPSEMREMMTQLQDLIDKGFIHPSSSP, from the exons ATGGCAAATGATATTTCGGGACAAATAGGGCAAGCCTTAGTGCGATACACCCCAACTCTTCTAGAAAAGATAAAGAAGTTGATTAATGATCAATTAGACgaaaagttaaagactcttatgacGAATAATCCTATGTTAAGAggagaagggggaagtggggtaagggAAGAGGAAGTAGAAGCCCCGAAAAAGAAAGATGAGCGTTTTGAGTTCAAGAATTTTGCAAATTGTCATCCACCGGAATTTCATGGAAGGGTTGATCCGATTATTAGTCAAAGGTGGATCGATGAGATAGAGAAAACTTTCATGTTGTGTGAATATCtcgagcatttaaag TTTCGTGAAATGTTTAtggatcaatttgctccacccgccgaagtTAGTAGGTTAAAGTCTGAATTCATGAATATTGAGCATGGGAGTAAATCCGTGACTGAGTTTAATGCCGAATTTAATGATAAGTCCCGTTTTTGCCCGGATTTTGTTTCAAGTCCTAAGTTAATGATGGATCACTATCACGAGAAGTTAAACCCCAAAATAAGCGAGTTTATTGATAAGGGTACGTATAAGACCTTAGCTGAAATGATGAGCAGGGCTCTTGTGAGGGAACATGAACTTAAGAAGAAAGTCGTGTTTAAACGAAAGTTAGATCAAGATTCGAAATCAATGCAAAGTATGAGCCCGAAGAAAGGTAAATTTAATTCTGAGTCCCCACACAAATTAAAAGGGGGTTTCATGCCGGGGAAGAGTGGTGGTAAAGAA ccgggtcatagagCCGCCGAGTGTCCTAAGAAAGGGAAACAGTGTTATTACTGTTTTGAAAAGGGTCATTTTCAAGCTGAATGTCCGGAGTATAAGAAGGATTTAGTAAGTGGTGGTGTTAATAAAGAGGTTAAAATAGAACCAAAGacaagtgatagccgaccaagagcccgagctcatcagattaccgttcTCGAAGCAAAGGAATCCCAAAATgtagtgtcag gtatggattggctagatgacaatgaaggaaTAATATTATGTCGAAAGAAAATTGTATTAGTTCAAGCACCTAGTGGAAAGGTTatttggatttatggggaacgggctAGACGTGTTATTCCTATATATACGTATGCTAGAGCCAAACGATTTTTGTcccatgggtgttgtgcgtttttggcacatgtgatAGATGATTCAAAGAAGGTTATTGGGATagatgatgtaccgatagttaatgagTTTCCGGACGTGTTTTCGGATGAATTGCTCGGTGTTCCTCCCGAACGAGAAGTAGAGTTTCGAATAGAGTTGATTCCCGGAGCCACGAAAATTGCCAAAGCACCTTATAGACTAGCTCCGTCAGAAATGAGggaaatgatgactcaactacaagatttaatagataaaggttttatacatcCTAGTAGTTCACCTTAG